A genomic stretch from Seriola aureovittata isolate HTS-2021-v1 ecotype China chromosome 13, ASM2101889v1, whole genome shotgun sequence includes:
- the palm1b gene encoding paralemmin 1b, which produces MAEVSQEERLQAIAEKRKKQTEIENKRRQLDDDRRQLQHLKSKALRERWLLDGAPAEEETQKRLQEDEVKTKLLEQVILRLEQEIEELETGEPANKGVAKENGGENGVVQTSGQTPKREVTGIEAKLLGPSPDQASADNPVTLVFMGYKTVEEEQETHKALGMEGVDGNVKAEFVVIEDGEGKAGGEAATEEQAPPNGSMAEKEKANGGGEEGEKEKEKKQTCKCCTVM; this is translated from the exons aTGGCTGAGGTGTCACAAGAGGAGAGACTCCAGGCCATCGCT gagaaaaggaagaagcagACAGAGATTGAAAACAAGAGGAGGCAGCTGGATGATGACCGACGGCAACTCCAGCATCTCAag TCGAAGGCACTGAGGGAGCGCTGGTTGTTAGATGGAGctccagcagaggaggagactcAGAAGCGTCTCCAAGAGGACGAGGTGAAGACCAAACTTCTGGAGCAGGTCATCCTCAG GCTGGAGCAGGAGATTGAAGAACTGGAGACAGGCGAGCCAGCCAATAAGGGTGTGGCCAAAGAAAATGGAG GTGAAAATGGAGTAGTGCAGACCTCTGGTCAGACCCCAAAGAGAGAGGTGACAGGGATTGAAGCCAAGCTGCTGGGTCCCAGTCCTGACCAAGCTAGCGCAGACAACCCCGTCACCTTGGTGTTCATGGGCTACAAGACCGttgaagaggagcaggagaccCACAAAGCCCTGGGAATGGAAGGGGTGGACGGCAACGTAAAGGCTGAGTTTGTTGTGATCGAAGATGGGGAGGGGAAAGCTGGAGGAGAGGCAGCCACAGAGGAGCAGGCTCCACCCAACGGGAGCATGGCAGAGAAGGAAAAGGCCAACGGAGgcggggaggagggagagaaggaaaaggagaagaaacagaCCTGCAAATGCTGCACGGTCATGTGA